A window from Podospora bellae-mahoneyi strain CBS 112042 chromosome 1 map unlocalized CBS112042p_1, whole genome shotgun sequence encodes these proteins:
- a CDS encoding uncharacterized protein (EggNog:ENOG503P5CX), producing MATTSRILTRALPALRMMSTTAVRRDAAVAGAVPLPARKPVGALRGGLFGFFFGSTLAGAGVYYYAVQEYKASNELLTEDIYTLQRSVERLSEYITAMEQKMELLEKKKR from the exons ATGGCCACCACCTCTAGGATTTTGACCCGAGCTTTGCCTGCTCTGCGCATGATGAGCACGACGGCTGTCAGGAGGGACGCGGCCGTTGCCGGGGCGGTTCCCCTGCCCGCGAGGAAGCCCGTTGGGGCgttgagaggggg gctctttggcttcttcttcggcagcACCTTGGCCGGCGCGGGCGTGTACTATTACGCCGTGCAGGAGTACAAGGCTTCGAACGAGCTGCTGACTGAGGATATTTAC ACTCTGCAGCGTtcggtggagaggttgagcgAGTATATCACTGCGATGGAGCAAAAGatggagttgttggagaagaaaaagaggtaA
- the PDI1 gene encoding protein disulfide-isomerase precursor (EggNog:ENOG503NZ2W; COG:O) — MQKVHRIALGLLAAAAIATASDVVQLKKDTFDDFVKANDLVLAEFFAPWCGHCKALAPEYEEAATTLKEKNIKLAKIDCTEETELCQQHGVEGYPTLKVFRGLDNVGPYKGQRKAGAITSYMIKQSLPAVSDVTKDTLEEFKKADKVVIVAYVDAADKASSEAFSAVAEKLRDDYPFGVSTDAALAEAEGVKAPAVVVYKDFDEGKSVFTEKFEAEAIQKFAKTAATPLIGEIGPETYSDYMSAGLPLAYIFAETAEERKEISEKLKPIAEAQRGVVNFGTIDAKAYGAHAGNLNLKTDKFPAFAIQETAKNQKFPFDQEKEITLEAIKTFVDDFVAGKVEPSIKSEPIPEKQEGPVTVVVAKSYNDIVLDDTKDVLIEFYAPWCGHCKSLAPKYDELASLYAKSEFKDKVVIAKVDATANDVPDEIQGFPTIKLYPAGAKNEPVTYSGSRTVDDLIKFVAENGKYKASVSEEAEEPSAAPAASEEASSAEPAAETKEAAKEADHDEL, encoded by the exons ATGCAGAAGGTTCACAGAAtcgccctcggcctcctcgccgcTGCGGCCATCGCCACTGCTTCCGACGTTGTCCAGCTAAAGAAGGACACCTTCGACGACTTTGTCAAGGCCAACGACCTCGTCCTTGCTGAGT TCTTCGCCCCGTGGTGCGGCCACTGCAAGGCCCTCGCCCCAGAGTACGAGGAGGCTGCCACGAcgctgaaggagaagaacaTCAAGCTCGCCAAGATCGACTGCACAGAAGAGACGGAGCTCTGCCAACAACACGGCGTTGAGGGTTACCCCACCCTCAAGGTCTTCCGCGGCCTCGACAATGTCGGCCCCTACAAGGGCCAGCGCAAGGCTGGTGCCATCACCTCCTACATGATCAAGCAGTCCCTCCCCGCTGTGTCCGACGTCACCAAGGACACTCTGGAGgagttcaagaaggccgaCAAGGTCGTCATCGTCGCCTACGTCGACGCCGCCGATAAGGCCTCCAGCGAGGCTTTCTCTGCCGTCGCCGAGAAGCTCCGTGACGACTACCCCTTCGGTGTCAGCACCGATGCCGCTCTCGCCGAGGCTGAGGGCGTCAAGGCCCCCGCCGTCGTTGTCTACAAGGACTTTGACGAGGGCAAGTCCGTCTTCACCGAGAAGTTCGAGGCTGAGGCCATCCAGAAGTTCGCCAAGACGGCCGCCACTCCCCTCATCGGCGAGATCGGCCCCGAGACCTACTCCGACTACATGTCGGCCGGCCTTCCCCTTGCCTACATCTTCGCCGAGACGGCCGAGGAGCGCAAGGAGATCagcgagaagctcaagcccATCGCCGAGGCCCAGCGTGGTGTTGTCAACTTTGGCACCATCGACGCCAAGGCCTATGGTGCCCACGctggcaacctcaacctcaagaCCGACAAGTTCCCCGCCTTCGCCATCCAGGAGACGGCCAAGAACCAGAAGTTCCCCTTCgaccaggagaaggagatcaCCCTCGAGGCCATCAAAACTTTCGTCGATGACTTTGTCGCCGGCAAGGTCGAGCCTAGCATCAAGTCTGAGCCCATCCccgagaagcaggagggCCCCGTCacggttgttgttgccaagAGCTACAACGACATTGTCCTTGACGACACCAAGGATGTCCTGATCGAGTTCTACGCCCCGTGGTGCGGTCACTGCAAGTCCCTTGCTCCCAAGTACGACGAGCTCGCCAGCCTCTACGCCAAGAGTGAGTTCAAGGACAAGGTTGTCATTGCCAAGGTTGATGCCACTGCCAACGACGTTCCCGATGAGATTCAGGGcttccccaccatcaagctctaCCCCGCCGGCGCCAAGAACGAGCCCGTCACCTACTCTGGCTCCCGCACCGTTGATGACCTTATCAAGTTCGTTGCCGAGAACGGCAAGTACAAGGCTTCCGTCtctgaggaggctgaggagccATCAGCTGCGCCCGCCGCTTCTGAGGAGGCCAGCTCTGCCGAGCCCGCGgccgagaccaaggaggctgccaaggaggccGACCACGACGAGCTCTAG
- a CDS encoding uncharacterized protein (EggNog:ENOG503P3FB; COG:S): MNNFGVIEVASTATKTTPGWAYVPDTGPSLSATALQPKNRKRAARNTQPGLSLSDLTARQENKLRKDLEALNRDNQRDVSIPVPSSSRSSQKHTPTVRKILQSQKTFANHLDDYQALLALAESNPAAVVNNPLLFLNKPVVATPQAKSASPAPVREKGGSKRGQAAAKRAAVKAAAAAAAEEEEEEEEERKRARQLAAEGEDVEMIDSPAAPPDEVEKLVETYPADGTILPAYRKRPPAAHPGDDDPLLVSVVPSFPTDEELRSLMTAPPLSYMDSRASFGEEGERYPIRVFCEMCGYWGRVKCMKCGVRVCGLDCLEGHKEECVTRYGL; encoded by the exons atgaACAACTTTGGCGTCATAGAAGTAGCctcgacagcaacaaaaacCACCCCCGGTTGGGCCTACGTCCCCGACACCGGCCCCTCCCTGTCAGCCACCGCCCTCCAGCCAAAGAACCGCAAACGAGCCGCGCGGAATACCCAGCCTGGGCTGAGCTTGTCCGACTTGACAGCTCGACAAGAAAACAAGTTGAGGAAAGATCTCGAGGCGCTGAATCGAGACAATCAGAGGGATGTGAGCATTCCTGTTCCGAGTAGCAGTAGATCGT CACAGAAACACACCCCCACCGTCCGAAAAATCCTCCAGTCTCAAAAGACGTTTGCGAACCATCTCGATGATTACCAGGCTCTGCTCGCGCTGGCGGAGAGTAACCCCGCCGCGGTGGTGAACAATCCGTTGCTTTTCCTCAATAAACCAGTGGTGGCGACTCCGCAGGCGAAGAGTGCGAGTCCTGCTCCGGTGAGGGAAAAGGGTGGGAGTAAAAGGGGGCAGGCGGCTGCTAAACGGGCGGCggtgaaggcggcggcggcggcggcggcggaggaggaggaggaggaggaggaggagaggaaaagggCCAGACAACTCGCGGCGGAAGGGGAAGATGTGGAAATGATTgattctcctgctgctcctccggACGAGGTAGAGAAGCTGGTTGAGACGTATCCGGCGGATGGGACGATTCTGCCGGCTTATAGGAAAAGGCCGCCGGCGGCGCATCCGGGGGATGACGATCCTTTGCTTGTGTCGGTTGTTCCGAGTTTTCCGACGGATGAGGAGCTGAGGAGCTTGATGACGGCACCGCCGTTGAGTTACATGGACTCGAGGGCTtcttttggggaggagggggagaggtacCCGATCAGGGTGTTTTGCGAGATGTGCGGGTATTGGGGTAGGGTCAAGTGTATGAAGTGTGGGGTGAGGGTTTGTGGGCTGGATTGTTTGGAGGGGCATAAAGAGGAGTGTGTTACTAGGTATGGGCTTTGA
- a CDS encoding uncharacterized protein (EggNog:ENOG503NUVT; COG:K; BUSCO:EOG092605QM) produces MAAENGRRSVSPESSGRDSPVPRQWRNQLGSEDAPPKDKHYRKYANGIDRALSLFETALQEWADYISFLNRLLKALQARSSSITTIPAKATVAKRLSQCLNPSLPSGVHQKALEVYNYVFTVMGKDGLSKDLPLYLPGLASVLSFASLSVRAPFLDLLERHFLHVHPRSLRPAMKSIVLALLPGLEEETSEDFERTLKLLERFKVAIRPPESQEITPAHSTGDDFFWQCFFLASITGHSRRTGALAYLSRLLPRLGTSVTPEANKSEGDSESAAKLSQLVTSPEPGLLIRCFAAGLVDDQLLIQRGYLDLLVTHLPLHSEVLQKRAKAGDLELLLRAAVGVTVRRDMSLNRRLWSWLLGPEPAASAEHEGSLDSPTSATTQPHFFSSRTNYFEEYGLQPLTRALLSMVKSEAGNNPSERARPYRICLSLMDRWEIGGLVVPEVFMSIVDSVKRFKEKAATKTDFTEVLRSASVFFDGVESGLIYSEMLSLMVQAISPGDLSAADRRAKLDLVKFILAHFNVREEEMITIHAPLTVLAILGMIEEAKEKNRSTYEQALEIAASLLDLVPERAFFMDSGNKSNPAIESKVLAATPNLELLQKIKTFYVTDQGNLEASQPPYVSHNVAELLLQKACDLVCEGLGQTESGANVAIKTRVFMLVLSKAPTNLLLDTKKLLAALHDCLSVETTVAFTTYSSAISLSSHLYTLGRISPDDLSGLVVPLVRHAWSFLAASEPKYHVETVRSLWLLQTALTPLNREIEAAICSLMLEHDISGTYAQRSADPGRSFCVLWSHSLQDNPSGVDRRAPKTPNGEKIPRLGGMDNYEVMLTRPLFLMLDSLADERTQLFMTVKTWLNTLIGMDKLLGIFVSKFAELPFLRRQHGAAADPKDVHFTNEDDLDLGLYYVRSLSSVLRWAPDAAWGVLSKRTIRSSQPVAEIAGTEEDVTLQEFFLHVCLQCMACDEIPGDQLSKVRIAQLYRAALTVLHQILLNPFAGPLSKLKLEHLLIDKLSKSLTGPDPYVQVLLLDVVFAALKLRELVPVELPTSPVAEKQLSPTGERSKSFRISVANERPQAQLPPPPPTLLRCILAGLGSPSSRPVLDSWVSFLSECLPLYADSIFQVLIPLVETLCSQISSTFSNLQHLFRTPDQAPSQAPGAPETTLISLLNGLEQVLANGHDRLLAEEARAQVVKSPEQPQGFFGNMGLSVFSNDAPQSRSVTANDRFTVLLAFQDAVRICFAIWSWGQGSDAARQDSTSAASFGFTSLRMRNRARRLLEHLFAAETLECLETVIGIWKDALDSPDQSSHAEVFNLLPALDGSRPKHTIPALFNAIYSRTNPGALDPSRRSTLTIELQDTDVVIFLVDYTRSLEDDTMDEIWGDCMAFLKDLLGNPFPHRQTLPSLLEFAAVLGEKVDNTNFGEQRKMRRELADLFLRLLTAIFTTRPTSFTESSGTVSLSGAVSDKRASESLSLPLSLSTVNRLPGDRADDVVGILAGIVPNLAKILVENDRILQAASAISANVIGPTLRSKAFPDTVSGSTLVLLHELARLPNNQKGWKKDVADAFNDSRFFGSNLGLVQSGWLPLLSQWAVADKERMPEVLSRITPPTTAGIVFGVGATSARLEADRKTQLNLRRVAALILACPYDAFAAELGPVLEKLVELLGATSTSSPSSTTRAEVYMVFRALVLRISPVHLAGMWPVINAELHQAISSVVAPDHSPLADTYNNASILQACKLLDLFVCLAPDDFQLHEWLFVTDTIDAVYRPAGGYKPVALVDEVSEELGASGGAAAAATGVVEEIGGVRRPLLGGVISCDDGSLLERRDELVARVLRPFFGQLSIWAFESRYAMGRVEMGGLEGGLVRDVFWEGSVVRAL; encoded by the exons ATGGCGGCAGAAAACGGTCGCCGCTCCGTCTCCCCCGAGAGCTCTGGCCGCGATTCGCCAGTGCCGCGACAGTGGAGGAACCAACTGGGGAGTG AAGATGCGCCGCCGAAAGACAAACACTACCGCAAGTACGCCAATGGCATCGACCgagccctctccctcttcgagACGGCCCTGCAGGAATGGGCCGACTACATCTCATTCCTCAACCGCCTGCTCAAG GCTCTCCAAGCACGATCCtcaagcatcaccaccatccccgccaaGGCCACCGTCGCAAAGCGTCTGTCGCAATGTCTGAACCCCTCGCTGCCCTCGGGCGTACACCAAAAGGCCCTCGAGGTCTACAACTACGTCTTTACTGTAATGGGTAAAGATGGCCTGTCAAAAGACCTCCCGTTGTACCTCCCCGGCCTGGCCTCGGTCCTCTCGTTCGCTTCGCTTTCCGTTCGTGCCCCgttccttgacctcctcgagCGCCACTTTCTGCATGTCCACCCTCGTTCGTTACGCCCCGCCATGAAATCAATTGTGCTGGCACTATTACCTGGCCTGGAGGAGGAAACCAGCGAGGACTTTGAGAGGACTTTGAAGCTACTAGAGCGCTTCAAGGTCGCGATTCGTCCGCCTGAAAGTCAGGAAATCACACCGGCGCATTCCACCGGCGATGACTTTTTCTGGCAGTGCTTCTTCCTAGCATCCATCACGGGCCACAGCAGGAGGACCGGCGCACTGGCATACTTGTCCCGCCTGCTCCCAAGACTGGGCACCTCAGTAACACCTGAAGCGAACAAGTCCGAAGGTGACTCTGAATCGGCAGCAAAGCTCTCTCAGCTTGTCACATCTCCTGAGCCAGGGTTGCTTATACGCtgctttgctgctgggctAGTTGACGACCAATTATTGATCCAGCGTGGCTATTTGGACCTACTTGTAACGCATCTCCCGCTGCACTCAGAGGTACTTCAGAAACGTGCCAAGGCTGGCGATTTGGAGCTGCTTCTCCGCGCGGCTGTCGGGGTTACTGTACGGAGGGATATGAGCTTGAACAGGCGGTTATGGTCATGGCTCCTGGGACCCGAGCCAGCGGCTTCGGCTGAGCATGAAGGCTCCCTCGACTCACCTACTTCCGCCACAACCCAGCCtcacttcttctcctcgagaACAAATTACTTTGAAGAATATGGCTTGCAGCCTCTTACACGGGCCCTGCTGAGCATGGTCAAGTCGGAAGCTGGGAATAACCCGAGCGAGAGGGCACGGCCATACCGGATATGCCTCTCCCTGATGGATCGATGGGAGATTGGCGGCTTGGTTGTTCCTGAAGTCTTCATGTCCATTGTGGACAGCGTCAAGAGGTTCAAGGAGAAAGCAGCTACAAAGACGGACTTCACCGAGGTCCTGAGAAGCGCCAGTGTCTTCTTTGATGGTGTCGAGAGCGGCCTGATTTACAGCGAAATGCTGTCGCTCATGGTCCAAGCCATCAGTCCCGGAGACCTTTCGGCTGCCGATCGACGTGCAAAGTTGGACCTCGTCAAATTCATTCTGGCCCATTTTAACgtcagagaggaggagatgatcaCCATCCACGCGCCTCTCACCGTCCTGGCCATCTTGGGCATGATAGAGGAAgccaaagaaaagaacaGGAGCACATACGAACAGGCCTTGGAAATTGCGGCAAGCTTGCTTGATCTGGTTCCCGAGCGGGCGTTTTTCATGGACTCGGGTAACAAGTCCAACCCGGCCATCGAGTCCAAAGTCCTCGCTGCCACCCCTAATCTGGAACTCCTACAAAAGATCAAGACTTTTTATGTCACCGACCAGGGCAACCTCGAGGCGAGCCAGCCTCCTTACGTTTCCCACAACGTGGCAGAGCTCCTCTTGCAAAAAGCATGCGACCTCGTGTGTGAGGGCCTCGGCCAGACCGAGTCGGGGGCGAACGTGGCCATCAAAACCCGGGTGTTCATGCTGGTATTATCTAAAGCGCCTACAAACCTGCTTCTTGACACCAAGAAACTGCTCGCCGCTCTACATGACTGCCTGTCTGTCGAGACGACAGTGGCCTTTACCACATATTCTTCCGCGATCTCGCTATCATCGCATCTTTATACTCTAGGTCGCATCTCGCCCGACGACCTCTCGGGCCTGGTCGTGCCTCTGGTGCGACACGCCTGGAGCTTCCTAGCAGCATCTGAGCCGAAATACCACGTCGAGACGGTTCGCAGCCTGTGGTTGCTGCAGACTGCTCTGACGCCCCTGAACCGAGAAATCGAAGCAGCTATTTGCTCGCTCATGCTTGAGCATGATATTTCTGGCACGTATGCCCAACGGTCGGCGGATCCTGGCCGCAGTTTCTGTGTGCTCTGGTCTCATAGTCTTCAGGACAATCCTTCCGGGGTGGATCGAAGGGCGCCGAAGACGCCCAATGGCGAGAAAATTCCCCGGCTGGGGGGCATGGACAACTATGAGGTCATGCTCACAAGACCGTTGTTTCTGATGCTGGATTCTCTTGCGGATGAGAGGACGCAGCTTTTTATGACGGTGAAGACGTGGCTTAATACTCTTATTGGGATGGACAA GTTGTTGGGCATCTTTGTCTCCAAATTTGCAGAACTTCCATTCCTCAGGCGACAGCACGGTGCCGCCGCTGATCCTAAAGATGTTCATTTCACTAATGAAGATGATCTGGACTTGGGGCTGTATTATGTTCGTTCTCTATCAAGTGTCTTGCGGTGGGCACCCGACGCTGCCTGGGGAGTTCTCTCCAAGAGGACAATCAGGTCCAGCCAACCGGTTGCTGAAATAG CTGGCACGGAGGAGGACGTGACACTCCAGGAGTTTTTCCTACACGTCTGTCTTCAATGCATGGCGTGCGACGAGATTCCAGGAGACCAGCTGTCCAAGGTCAGGATCGCGCAATTGTACCGCGCCGCCCTGACGGTCCTGCATCAAATCCTCCTCAATCCCTTCGCGGGCCCTCTTTCCAAGCTCAAGCTGGAGCACCTTCTCATCGACAAGCTCTCCAAATCGCTCACGGGACCCGACCCCTACGTCCAAGTTCTCCTGCTCGACGTCGTCTTTGCCGCCCTCAAGCTCCGCGAGCTTGTTCCCGTCGAGCTTCCCACATCCCCCGTTGCCGAAAAGCAGTTGTCACCGACCGGCGAGAGAAGCAAGAGCTTCAGAATATCGGTTGCAAACGAAAGACCACAGGCCCAgctgccaccgccaccgccgacgTTGCTTAGATGCATCCTGGCAGGCCTTGGCTCGCCAAGCAGCCGTCCCGTGCTCGACAGCTGGGTCAGCTTCCTCAGCGAGTGCCTGCCTCTGTACGCCGACTCCATCTTTCAGGTCTTGATACCCCTGGTGGAGACGCTCTGCAGCCAAATCAGCAGCACCTTTAGCAACCTTCAACACCTCTTCCGGACACCCGACCAGGCGCCGTCGCAAGCGCCAGGTGCTCCCGAGACCACGCTTATCTCTCTCCTCAACGGTCTTGAGCAGGTTCTGGCCAACGGACACGACAGGCTGCTGGCTGAAGAGGCCAGAGCACAGGTTGTCAAGAGCCCGGAACAGCCTCAGGGCTTCTTTGGGAACATGGGTCTGAGCGTTTTCTCCAATGACGCCCCGCAGTCGCGCAGCGTGACGGCAAACGACAGGTTTACCGTTTTGCTTGCCTTTCAGGATGCCGTCCGCATCTGCTTTGCGATCTGGTCATGGGGTCAGGGGAGCGACGCGGCGAGGCAGGACAGCACCTCTGCTGCCTCGTTTGGGTTCACCTCGCTGCGCATGAGGAACCGGGCGCGGAGGTTGCTAGAACATCTCTTTGCTGCCGAGACGCTCGAGTGTTTGGAAACCGTGATTGGGATATGGAAGGACGCTCTCGACAGCCCGGATCAGTCGAGCCATGCAGAGGTTTTTAATCTCCTGCCTGCGCTGGATGGGTCAAGACCGAAGCACACCATCCCGGCGTTGTTTAATGCCATCTACAGCAGGACCAACCCCGGGGCGCTGGATccgtcgaggaggtcgacgCTGACGATTGAGCTGCAGGATACGGATGTGGTGATCTTCCTGGTGGACTACACGCGGTCGTTGGAGGACGACACGATGGATGAGATTTGGGGGGACTGCATGGCCTTTTTGAAGGATTTGCTTGGGAACCCGTTTCCGCACAGGCAGACGCTGCCGAGCTTGCTCGAGTTTGCGGCTgtgctgggggagaaggtggatAATACCAATTTTggggagcagaggaagatgaggagggagctgGCCGATCTTTTTCTCAGGTTGCTCACGGCTATTTTCAcgacgaggccgacgagCTTCACGGAGAGCAGCGGCACGGTTTCTCTTTCCGGCGCGGTGTCGGACAAGCGGGCGAGCGagtcgttgtcgttgccgttgtcgttgtcgacGGTGAATAGGCTTCCCGGAGACCGGGCGGATGACGTGGTGGGGATACTGGCGGGGATTGTGCCGAACCTGGCCAAGATTCTGGTTGAGAATGATCGGATTCTGCAGGCGGCGAGCGCGATCAGCGCGAATGTCATTGGGCCGACGCTGAGGTCGAAGGCGTTTCCTGATACTGTTTCGGGGAGCACGCTTGTTTTACTGCACGAGTTGGCGAGGTTGCCGAACAATcagaaggggtggaagaaggatgtTGCGGATGCGTTTAATGACTCGAGGTTTTTTGGGTCGAATCTGGGACTGGTGCAGAGCGGGTGGTTGCCGCTTTTGAGCCAGTGGGCTGTCGCGGATAAGGAGCGGATGCCGGAGGTTTTGTCACGGATCACGCcgccgacgacggcgggGATTGTTTTCGGGGTTGGGGCGACGTCTgcgaggttggaggcggACAGGAAGACTCAGCTGAACCTTCGGAGGGTGGCTGCTCTTATTTTGGCGTGTCCGTACGATGCGTTTGCTGCTGAGTTGGGGCCTGTGCTGGAGAAGTTGGTGGAGTTGCTTGGTGCGACGTCTACCTCGTCGCCTtcgtcgacgacgagggcggAGGTGTACATGGTTTTTCGGGCGTTGGTGCTCAGGATTAGTCCGGTGCACCTGGCGGGCATGTGGCCTGTTATCAACGCCGAACTGCACCAGGCCATCTCTTCGGTTGTGGCGCCGGATCACTCCCCGCTGGCGGACACGTACAACAATGCTAGTATCCTACAGGCGTGCAAGCTTTTGGATCTGTTTGTTTGTCTGGCGCCGGATGACTTTCAGCTGCATGAGTGGCTTTTTGTGACGGATACGATTGATGCGGTGTACCGCCCGGCTGGGGGGTATAAGCCGGTGGCcttggttgatgaggtgagtGAGGAATTAGGGGCATCTGGgggggcagcggcggcggcgacgggagtggtggaggagatagggggggtgaggaggccgCTGTTGGGAGGAGTGATTagttgtgatgatgggagtttgttggagaggagggatgagTTGGTGGCTAGGGTGCTGAGGCCGTTTTTTGGCCAGCTGAGCATTTGGGCTTTTGAAAGCAGGTATGCTATGGGAAGGGTAGAGAtgggagggttggagggggggttggtgagggatgttttttgggaggggagtgtgGTCAGGGCCTTGTAG
- the KEL3 gene encoding Kelch repeat-containing protein 3 (EggNog:ENOG503NW5U; COG:S): MAKAKGKKGKSESKQAKLAEKKQKQEKKADKKSKSKASKNNGDVDSDDDVDLDAVLEEMRLQQEQHHRITETVLDAPPPVSSYASFLANPVNSNQLLLFGGELYDGARASFFNKLYVYYIDKDEWRSITSPNAPLPRSSHAWCRGGNDSKSIYLFGGEFSSPKQGTFYHYSDFWKLDCSTKEWTRVETKGKSPPARSGHRLTYYKQYIILFGGFQETTGDHKYLGDVWIYDTTSFVWHTPSLPPAQLKPDPRSSFTFLPHDQGAVLYGGFSRVKVNPGAGKGGQQSGKKSKGGGHGAKMTKVVGMIHTDCFFLRVTPPPSDAPQGTLPTVRWERRKKPANAPNPPRTGAAMAFHKGRGIMFGGVHDHEETEEDVDSDFFNQLFAWNIERNRFFPLGLRKPRTNNAGKKGGGGGGERGGRRGNRQANEEELLRSLAKLTAGGGGGDDDDVMDIDLPGEQEPDEPPARKEFPVSNELPHARFNAQLAVQDDVLYIYGGIMDKGGRDVIFDDMYAIDLGKLDGCKEIFNRPLPDWIESEDEDDDDEDDDEEDHSDSEEEEDEGEDEEMEGGIEKNNSKPFTPSKRGRKAPASSAADAESTPSEREHGEAETAAAAAEEQDEVVDDGLPHPRPFESRRDFFQRTSNEWQEILMTNLRWKNIQPETLSIKEIKSKAFELSEEKWWDCREEITAMEDEQEAAGIGEVVSLADRADGGGHGGGAARRR, encoded by the exons ATGGCCAAGGCAAAGGGAAAAAAGGGCAAGTCCGAGTCCAAACAGGCCAAGCTcgccgagaagaagcaaaagcaaGAGAAAAAGGCGGACAAAAAGTCAAAGTCCAAGGCGTCCAAAAACAACGGCGACGTCGACTCGGACGACGACGTCGATCTCGATGCCGTCCTCGAGGAGATGCGCCTGCAGCAAGAGCAGCACCACAGAATCACCGAGACAGTCCTCGACGCCCCACCCCCCGTCAGCAGCTacgcctccttcctcgccaaccccgTCAACTCCAACCAGCTGCTCCTCTTCGGCGGCGAGCTCTACGACGGCGCCCGcgccagcttcttcaacaagcTCTATGTCTACTACATCGACAAGGACGAGTGGcgctccatcacctcccccaacgcccccctccccaggtCCTCCCACGCCTGGTGCCGCGGCGGCAACGACTCCAAGTCCATCTACCTCTTCGGCGGCGagttctcctcccccaagcAAGGAACCTTCTACCACTACTCCGACTTCTGGAAGCTCGACTGCTCGACCAAAGAGTGGACCCGCGTCGAGACGAAAGGGAAATCCCCCCCGGCCAGGTCGGGTCACCGCCTGACCTACTACAAGCAGTACATCATCCTCTTTGGAGGATTCCAAGAAACAACCGGCGATCACAAGTACCTCGGTGACGTCTGGATTTATGACACCACCAGCTTTGTCTggcacaccccctccctccccccggCCCAGCTCAAGCCCGATCCCCGGTCCAGCTTCACTTTCTTGCCCCACGACCAGGGCGCCGTCCTGTACGGCGGTTTCTCCCGGGTCAAGGTCAACCCCGGCGCGGGAAAAGGCGGGCAGCAATCGGGCAAGAAGTCAAAGGGCGGCGGTCATGGAGCCAAAATGACAAAAGTGGTGGGCATGATCCACACGGATTGTTTTTTTCTGCGTGTCACTCCCCCGCCGTCGGACGCGCCACAGGGTACCCTTCCAACAGTGAGATGGGagcgaagaaaaaaaccggCCAACGCGCCCAACCCACCCCGTACCGGCGCCGCGATGGCGTTCCacaaggggagagggatcaTGTTTGGGGGTGTGCATGATCatgaggagacggaggaggatgtcgactCTGATTTTTTCAACCAGCTTTTCGCGTGGAATATTGAGCGGAACAGGTTCTTTCCTCTTGGACTGAGGAAACCGAGGACTAATAATGCtgggaaaaaggggggtggtggtggtggtgagcgtggagggagaagggggaatCGGCAGGCTAATGAGGAGGAATTGCTGAGGTCTTTGGCGAAGCTTactgctggtggtggtggtggtgatgatgatgatgtgatggaTATTGACCTGCCTGGTGAACAGGAACCTGACGAACCGCCGGCCAGGAAGGAGTTTCCTGTCAGCAATGAGCTGCCTCATGCGAGGTTTAACGCTCAGCTTGCGGTGCAGGATGATGTGTTGTATATTTACGGCGGGATTATGGACAAGGGGGGCAGGGATGTCATTTTTGATGACATGTACGCGATTGACCTTGGGAAGTTGGATGGGTGCAAGGAGATTTTCAATAGGCCTTTGCCAGACTGGATT GAAtccgaggatgaagatgatgatgacgaggatgacgacgaggaagatcaCTCCGActcggaagaggaagaagatgaaggtgaagatgaagaaatgGAGGGCGGTATTGAAAagaacaacagcaagccCTTCACCCCTTCCAAACGCGGGAGGAAAGCTCCCGCTTCTTCGGCCGCTGACGCGGAATCTACTCCTTCGGAACGAGAACACGGGGAGGCGGAgactgctgccgctgccgctgagGAGCAAGATGAAGTGGTGGATGACGGCTTGCCTCATCCGAGACCGTTTGAGAGCCGCAGGGACTTTTTCCAGAGGACGTCGAACGAGTGGCAGGAGATTTTGATGACCAATCTGAGGTGGAAGAACATCCAGCCTGAGACGCTGAGCATCAAAGAGATCAAGTCCAAGGCTTTCGAGCTGAGCGAGGAGAAGTGGTGGGATTGCAGGGAGGAGATCACGGCTATGGAGGACGAGCAGGAGGCTGCCgggattggggaggtggtttcgCTTGCTGATAGggccgatggtggtgggcacgggggtggtgctgcgAGGAGGCGTtga